One region of Acanthopagrus latus isolate v.2019 chromosome 24, fAcaLat1.1, whole genome shotgun sequence genomic DNA includes:
- the LOC119015353 gene encoding gap junction beta-6 protein-like isoform X2: MSWPALYTQLVGANRHSTSLGKIWLSVLFIFRVMVLVVAAESVWGDEQSDFTCNTLQPGCENVCYDQFFPVSHIRLWCLQLVFVSTPTLLVAMYVAYRNHRDKRRLLQGSGRAGFLGSKGQEEELETLKKRRLPIAGALWWTYACSLLFRLLFEGGFMYALYVVYDGFQMPRLVQCDQWPCPNLVDCFISRPTEKTIFTVFMATASSICMVLNMAELAYLVAKAVTR, from the exons atGTCTTGGCCCGCTCTGTACACTCAGCTAGTCGGGGCAAACCGCCACTCCACCAGCTTGGGCAAAATCTGGCTCTCGGTGCTGTTTATTTTCCGGGTCATGGTGCTCGTCGTGGCCGCTGAGAGCGTGTGGGGGGACGAACAGTCTGACTTCACCTGTAACACACTGCAG CCCGGCTGTGAAAACGTCTGCTACGATCAGTTCTTCCCCGTGTCCCACATCCGCCTCTGGTGTCTCCAGCTCGTCTTCGTCTCCACGCCGACACTGCTGGTCGCGATGTACGTGGCCTATCGTAACCATAGAGATAAGAGGAGGCTCCTacag GGTTCTGGCAGAGCTGGCTTCCTCGGCAGCAAAGGCcaggaggaagagctggagaCCCTGAAGAAGCGGAGGCTCCCAATAGCTGGTGCCCTCTGGTGGACGTACGCGTGCAGCCTGCTGTTCAGGCTGCTGTTTGAAGGCGGCTTCAT GTATGCCCTCTACGTGGTATACGATGGTTTCCAGATGCCGCGGCTGGTGCAGTGTGACCAGTGGCCGTGTCCTAACCTGGTGGACTGCTTCATCTCACGGCCCACCGAGAAAACCATCTTCACCGTCTTCATGGCCACTGCCTCTTCCATCTGCATGGTCCTTAACATGGCCGAGCTCGCGTACCTTGTTGCCAAGGCTGTCACTAGGTAG
- the sap18 gene encoding histone deacetylase complex subunit SAP18: MALESRITQEEIKKEPEKPIDREKTCPLLLRVFTTNSGRHHRPDEFARGNVPSSELQIYTWMDATLKELTSLVKEVYPEARKKGTHFSFNIVYPDPRGKVYRLKDIGSTVSGRKGTDDSMTLQSQRFQIGDYLDIAITPPNRAPPLARMRPF; this comes from the exons atggcccTCGAGTCGCGGATTACACAGGAAGAAATCAAGAAGGAGCCAGAGAAGCCCATCGACCGAGAGAAG ACCTGCCCCCTTCTGCTGCGAGTGTTCACCACCAACAGCGGCAGACACCACCGACCAGATGAGTTTGCCCGTGGCAACGTTCCCTCCAGCGAGCTGCAGATATACACATG GATGGATGCTACTCTGAAGGAGCTGACGAGCCTGGTGAAGGAAGTTTATCCAGAAGCCCGGAAAAAGGGGACCCATTTCAGTTTTAACATCGTCTACCCTGATCCCAGAGGGAAAGTGTATAG GTTGAAGGATATTGGCAGCACAGTGTCCGGCAGGAAGGGCACGGATGACTCCATGACGTTGCAGTCTCAACGCTTCCAGATTGGAGATTACCTGGATATAGCTATCACGCCACCCAACAGAGCCCCACCCCTTGCCCGCATGAGGCCCTTCTGA
- the LOC119015353 gene encoding gap junction beta-2 protein-like isoform X1 produces MSWPALYTQLVGANRHSTSLGKIWLSVLFIFRVMVLVVAAESVWGDEQSDFTCNTLQPGCENVCYDQFFPVSHIRLWCLQLVFVSTPTLLVAMYVAYRNHRDKRRLLQGSGRAGFLGSKGQEEELETLKKRRLPIAGALWWTYACSLLFRLLFEGGFMYALYVVYDGFQMPRLVQCDQWPCPNLVDCFISRPTEKTIFTVFMATASSICMVLNMAELAYLVAKAVTRSLCVQTERKTCRKSSRERTQNKTNHKLLVSA; encoded by the exons atGTCTTGGCCCGCTCTGTACACTCAGCTAGTCGGGGCAAACCGCCACTCCACCAGCTTGGGCAAAATCTGGCTCTCGGTGCTGTTTATTTTCCGGGTCATGGTGCTCGTCGTGGCCGCTGAGAGCGTGTGGGGGGACGAACAGTCTGACTTCACCTGTAACACACTGCAG CCCGGCTGTGAAAACGTCTGCTACGATCAGTTCTTCCCCGTGTCCCACATCCGCCTCTGGTGTCTCCAGCTCGTCTTCGTCTCCACGCCGACACTGCTGGTCGCGATGTACGTGGCCTATCGTAACCATAGAGATAAGAGGAGGCTCCTacag GGTTCTGGCAGAGCTGGCTTCCTCGGCAGCAAAGGCcaggaggaagagctggagaCCCTGAAGAAGCGGAGGCTCCCAATAGCTGGTGCCCTCTGGTGGACGTACGCGTGCAGCCTGCTGTTCAGGCTGCTGTTTGAAGGCGGCTTCAT GTATGCCCTCTACGTGGTATACGATGGTTTCCAGATGCCGCGGCTGGTGCAGTGTGACCAGTGGCCGTGTCCTAACCTGGTGGACTGCTTCATCTCACGGCCCACCGAGAAAACCATCTTCACCGTCTTCATGGCCACTGCCTCTTCCATCTGCATGGTCCTTAACATGGCCGAGCTCGCGTACCTTGTTGCCAAGGCTGTCACTAG GAGTCTCTGTGTTCAGACGGAGAGGAAAACGTGCAGGAAATCCAGCAGAGAAAGGACGCAGAACAAGACAAACCACAAACTGCTCGTCTCAGCCtga
- the rtraf gene encoding RNA transcription, translation and transport factor protein, translating into MFRRKLTALDYHNPDAFDCTDETQFRNCIVWLEDQKIRHYKIEDRGNLRNIPSSDWPKAYQQYLQDVNCPFGGPERQEALDWLLGLAVRYEYGDNVDKYKSCEPLAAASSKAADPLINLDVNSPDFKAGVMALANLLKIQRHDDYLVMLKAIRILIQERLSQEAIAKASQNKEGIPVALDKHILGFDTGDATLNEAAQILRLLHIEELRELQTKINEAIVAVQAIIADPKTDHRLGKVGR; encoded by the exons ATGTTTCGGAGAAAACTGACAGCACTAGATTATCACAACCCCGATGCATTTGACTGCACAG aCGAGACTCAGTTTAGGAACTGCATTGTGTGGCTGGAGGACCAGAAGATTAGACATTATAAAATCGAGGACAGAGGGAACCTGAGGAACATCCCCAGCTCAGACTGGCCCAAAGCCTACCAGCAG TACTTGCAGGatgtgaactgtccctttgGAGGTCCGGAGAGGCAGGAGGCTTTGGACTGGTTACTGGGCCTGGCTGTGCGATATGAATATGGAGATAATG TGGACAAATATAAGAGCTGTGAGCCGCTGGCAGCTGCCAGCAGCAAAGCAGCTGACCCTCTCATCAACCTTGACG tTAATTCTCCAGATTTCAAGGCGGGAGTGATGGCTCTGGCCAACCTCCTCAAGATACAGCGGCATGACGACTACCTGGTTATGCTCAAG GCCATTCGTATTCTGATCCAGGAGAGACTTTCTCAAGAAGCCATTGCCAAAGCCAGCCAGAATAAAGAG GGTATCCCAGTAGCTTTAGACAAGCACATCTTGGGTTTCGACACTGGAG ATGCAACTCTGAACGAAGCAGCCCAGATCCTCCGACTGCTGCACATcgaggagctgagggagctcCAGACGAAGATCAATGAGGCCATCGTCGCCGTTCAGGCCATCATCGCTGACCCCAAGACAGACCACAGGCTGGGCAAGGTCGGCAGATGA